A stretch of DNA from Tachyglossus aculeatus isolate mTacAcu1 chromosome 5, mTacAcu1.pri, whole genome shotgun sequence:
CTAAGTGCGATTATTTATACGATAAATATATTAACTTCATACGATAAAGCAGCCAGGAAGATCGGATGGCAACCCAGACAAGCGGAGCATCTTTTTGTCTTTGGATTTTTGctatttcttttcctctctctctcctctcttctcggAAATGAGGTCTTTCGCTCTCCCAGGCTGGTTCTCAGCTCCTCacttcactctccctacctttcctCGGAATCCCGGCATCTTCTCCCTGAGCTGAACCAGGAGACCAGGAGGCCGGAGGCCGgattccccccccccaactctcggAATTAGCATGGGAGCGATCCGGTTCTGGACCGAAATATTCCGACTTCTCCAGCCCCGGCTCGTATCCGCGCGCCCACCCGCATGCAGCCGTGTACGCCAAGGGGGGCAGATCCCGCTTTTTCATTAGTGCAGGCCAACAAATGGATGGTCACAGTGACTCGCTATTTTCGTTCAAGTTTTCATCAGTTTCAAGTTGATCTGTCAAGTAAAAGGTGGCAGCGCATAACATCTGAAACGCACGTCGCACCGTGAAGACAAGATGAGAATTGAAGGAGCTATATACATCCGGGCTTCGAGGTTATTTTCACAGGGTCAGTCTGTTCCCCGGACAGTCGTCTTCCCGGCTCCTGTGAAGGCTTATTTCCTTAAGGCCTCGCGTAGGCCCAAGTCCTAAGTAGACTCAGTTCCACCTGATCTTCACCAGACCCCCTCCACGGCCTCGACTCCGGCCTCGTTTTTGGAGAGGGCAAGGCCGCGGCCCTCGCAGTCGGGAGGGCCGAGAACTGTTGGCGGTCGGCGGAGGCCCCAGAACGGGACGGAGGGAGGCCAGGCCGAGCCCATTCCCCCGTCCGGCCCGTCTGGGGGTTCTTGGTTGGCCTCCCGGGCCCCATCAGGCTTGTAGCCGCTCTGCCCTAGAGCAGGAACGGACCAAACTGGAGgctggaggcccagaggagggaaggcgGCTCCAAAAGAGGCCCTCCTCAATCCAGAAAATTTCCAGTCAGGATTTGGTCGATTCGAGCTCGGGGAACCGAGCGAGCCAACCGCGGCAAGCCGGTCCCGGGTGGGAAAAATGAGGTTAGTGCCTCAACCGGACCCAAAGGTGGAAATGATGCGAcccaagcccccccaccccgcctcatcTATTCTGAGCTACTTCGAGTTGGGAAACCAAGGGGTTGACTGCAGGAGATTTCTTTTATATAAGCAGTGGCATTCGCTTTCAAACCGCGGGGCCCCTGGGATTCGAGCCCACAGAAGCACGGTCTGATTCACTCAAGCTGAGGTCGCAGGCTCAAGACCCCCAGGTTTGCAACCGGGACTTTCAAAGCAGAACACCGACCTGAAGCCCCCCCGGGGAGAAAAGTGCTACATTGGTATTTTACATATATTTTACGGTTACCTTTGTGACAGGAAAACAGCTTCCTAAAATCCATCTCCGGGCCTCTTTTCCCAGGAAGAGCCACCCACCTCCTACTCCGGCCTCCAGAGGTTAGAGCCTTTTTGACACAGCAGCATTTACGCCTCAAAAATCCACATTCCCCCAACCGCTTGGGTGCATTTCCACAGAGCGGCCGATGAAAATTAAGCTCATTCAGGTGAATTTCGGGGCCCGGTAAAACAATGATGAGTGAGATGATTTGACTGCATTGCctacaggaggagagggagaggagaagtgaggtgggcagaggaaagggaagggggggagccGACGGAGGCGGTTTTGCACACTATAGGATGGTTCTGTTTTCCTGCCAACCAGAGGCATCAACTTCTTGTAGTGAAATCATAAAGCCAAAAGCGGATCCGATTCCACCTCGCACAGATCTCTTTCATTAGGGGGCATATCCCCTGTGACTTTTCGGCACCAAATCCTGAGTATTAGAGAAAACCCAAGTCACCACCAAGAAGCAAAAGTGCTCACAACTGGGGAGTGGTGACTGTCTTTCGGTAACTGCGTTCGGAGACTGCGTTCCCCAGAACCGTGGCCCCATAGCCAGTTAAAAATCCCCTTCTGTTTCTACCGTCCCAAAGAAACACACCTCGGGAGCTCCGTGCTGCCTCTGTGAGCAGCCCTGCGCTGTGCTGTGCTACGCTGTGCTTTCAGAGCTGAAAATCGGCTGAGGCAGCGGGCTCCGCACCCGAGAGCGGTCAGCGTCCACGGAGGCGGTCGTCGGGTTTAGCTCGTCATTCTCCGTGGCTTTCCCGTTCCCGGTCTCCGTACCAATCGCGCGTCTAAGCAGTCTGCCCCAAATCGtccccttgggagaatactaaaAAAAGTGAACGCGGGCCCGGGTGGGATTCCCTATCTTCTGGGCAAATGGAAACACGAGTCCAGATGGCGTTCGTCATTCAGACGATCGAGGAAGCGGCGGGATTTTGTTGCCGGGCCGAAGTGGCCCAAGTTCTCATTCGGAGGCCACCATGTTGTTAATGTTATAGCTGGGGTCCGGCAGCGCGGGGGGCCGGACGGGCCTGGGGGCGGTGGCCCTGACCTCTCCCAGCTCGGGGTCACTCTCGCTGGAAGTCGACCCCCCGTTGGTGGCGAGGGCCGCCCCCGACCCCTCGGCTTCCCTGGTCTCCCCCGTGCCGGGCCCCTCGGAGAGGAGGGTCAGCTTTCTGGACAGCCTGCCGGGAAGCAGGGACATGGTGTAATCTGCGATGATCCCCCCGACATCTAAATTGCACGCCTGGTCAAAGGCGACGAAACCTACGTTGGCGTTGGCCTCGCACACGACGAAGGAGCCGTCGTCCATGATGAGGAGATCGATGCCGCAGAAGTCCATGCCTAAGATGTTGGAGACCTGAATGGCTAACTGCTTGCCTTGCTCGGTCAGTGGGCACATGACGCCCACGCCCCCTGCAAAGAAGGCACAGTGACATGTCTTCCCACTcgtcaagaagctccagtggctgcccacccacctccgcgtcAAACGGAAACTCCACCGGCTTTATAAGCAGTCAATAAGCTCATcccatcctgcctcacctcaccgaTTCCCGactacggcccagcccacacactccgctcctctaaatgTCAGTTTATTCACCGGGCTCTAGTCGCATCTATCTCCCCgccgacccttttcccacatcctcccgctgccctggaactccctccccctccaaatatgccagaccaccactctccccacttcaaagcattatttcaAGTCACATTTTGAggccctattaagccctctttttgccCGGCTCACTCCCCCCTCTGCGTCACCAACACGTTTGGATTTgatctgccccaccctcaaccccacggcactcgtgtgcagatctttaaattatatattataagccACTTATTTATTTAgacccatctctgtctccccctctagactgtaagttcgttatgggcagagaacgtgtcagctaattctgttgtattgtaccctcccaagggcagatatagtgctctgcacatactaagccctctataaataccaccgattgactgatttctaTCTGCTGTGATGCTTGAGAGAGGCAGAATTTGACTCCCTGTCCTTAACATCTTTTTCAGGTGAATAATTAAGAGGCAAATGAAACGATCCGGAGCCTGGCAAATTATTACTGTGCAATACTgcggattccccccccccccccccccccccgccactgaACGCTGGCTCTCTTGGAATTCCACTTATCCTGAATCAGAAAGGGTCAAAAACTGATTCATAACTGtaattacggtatctgtgaaGCACCTGCTGGTATAATACAACGGGGTCGTTCCTTGAAAATGTTCTTTAAATGGCTGTGTAGTGGGGTTGGTTTCCCCAAACTTAGGGGTCATAAATTAGGATCCATCCCAGAACCccatatccctctagactgtaagctcattataggcagggaacacatctgctaattctcctATAGtgtacttgtcattcattcattcaatagtatttattgagtgcttactttgtgcagaaaactgtactatgcccttggaaaatacaatttggcaacagatagctctcttcctcccttcaaagccctacggagagctcacctcctccaggaggccttcccaagactgagccccctttttcctctcccctccccatccccacccctgccctacctccttcccctccccaaagcacttgtatatatttgtacagatttattactctatttattttacttgtacatatttactattctgtttattttgttaatgatgtgcatctaggtttatttctatttattctgatgacttgactcctgtccacatgttttgttttgttgcctgtctcccccttctagaccgggagcccgctgttgggtagggaccgtctctctatgatgccgacttgtacttcccaagcgttcagtacagtgctctgcacacggtaagcgctcactacatacgattgagtgaatgaacagatagagacaatccctacccaacaatgggctcacagtctagaaggggggagacaaaaccaaaccaaacaagtagaaaggtatcaacagcatcatcatcatcaatcgtatttattgagcgcttactgtgtgcagagcactggactaagcgcttgggaagtccaagttggcaacacatggagacggtccctacccaacagtgggctcacagtctaaaagggggagacagagaacaaaaccaaacagactaacaaaataaaataaagagaatagataggtacaagtaaaataaatggagtaataaatacgtataaacatatatacatatatacaggtgctgtggggaagggaaggaggtaaggcgggagggatggagagggggaggagggggagaggaacgaagggggtcagtctgggaaggcctcctggaggaggtgagctctcagtagggccttgaagggaggaagagagctataaattctataaatgaatagaattgtagatacagacacaacattaataaaataaatggaataataaataagttcctatatacacaagtgctgtgggcggggaggggatggagcagagggagggagtcggggtgatggggaggggaggaggagctctcgTGGGCCTGTGAGtgagagggacctgagttctagtcccggctatgcctcatgtctgccgggtgactttgggcaagtcacttcactcctctgggcctcagttacctcattggtaaaatgggaattaagactgtgagccctatgtgggacagggaccgtgtccaacctgattaactcatatcaaccccagcacttggaaccttgcttggcacatagtaagcgcttaacaagtattattggcagtagtaatgataaaaataaacacttagtacactactctgtagtgtagcagcgtggctcagtggaaagggcccgggctttggagtcagaggtcatgggttcaaatcctagctccgccaattgtcagctgtgtgactttgggcaagtcacttcacttctctgtgcctcggtgacctcatctggaaaatggggattaagactgtgagccccatgtgggacaacctgatcatcttgtatccccccagagcttagaacagtgctttgcacatagtaagcgcttaacaaataccatcaccattattattattattactctgcatttagtaagtgctcaataaataccactgattgactgattggaaaactAATATGGAATTTCTTtccattagtaataacaataattacggtatttgttaagtgcttactatgtgccaagcactgttctaagcactgggaaagatacaaggtgatcaggttgtcccaagaggggctcacagtcctaatccccattttccaggtgaggtaactgaggcccagagaagtgaagtgacttgcccaagggtttaatcaatcaatcgtatttattgagcgcttactgtgtgcagagcactgtactaagcgcttgggaaggacaagttagcaacatacagagacggtccctacccaactgtgggctcacatccctacctgtgtattctccctagtgttaagcacagtgcttggcacacagtaagcacttaataaacaccactaccaccacagcagcgtggcttattggaaagagcacgggcttgggagtcggaggacacgggttctaatcccggctccgccacttgtctgccgtgtgtcactgggcaagtcacttcacttttccacttctctgggcctgtcacctcatctgtaaaatggggattaaaagtgtgagccccgcatgggacaacctcattaccctgtatctcccccagcgcttggaacggtgcctggcacatagtaagtgcttaacaaattcccaaattattattaccattattactttttagtacagagcctggcacacggtaagcgcttcgaGAGAAccattattacaataattattccCCCGCTTCTGTTCCGGCGTACCTAAAGAGCAGTTGCTTTGCATCCTCCCGTCGGTGGAGCAGCGGAGCATGGACCCGATCACGcggcctcccaccaccaccacgcgGATGTCTCGTCCGTGGGATTCCTTCACGTACTTCTGGAACAGGTAGGGTGCATCGTGGCGGATCAGGTGGCAGATGTCGGATAGATGGTGTTTATCTCTCGCAAGGAAAACGGCTTTTCCTTCAAAAGAGCCAAAGACACAACACCCTGAAAGCGGTTAcatgagaacagtgctcagcgcttagaacagtgctttgcacatagtaagcgcttaacaaatgccaattattattatttgaaccagCCCAGGCATTTCTGGCTCGCTCTGAGGATCACCTCTGCTCCACCACCATATCCTCGGCAACTTCCCGTTGAACCTCATCCTTTGTCGTCTCTTTGAACTCTTCCTGACCTTTAGCTCCATGTTCTCATTAAATAGCGATGAAACTTagcctccccatttccctccaatTCTCAAACAAGTTTCACCCCTTCGCCGCTTTTCAGCCTAAGAAAAACATCTGACTTCAGAAGGAAGATACGGGGCTCTAGAGTCCTCTCTTCATCTAGCAATGGGCTACCCCCACTtcattccaaataataataatgatggcatttattaagcgattattatgtgccaagcactgttctaagcgctggggaggttacaaggtgatcgggttgtcccacgggaggctcacagtcttaatccccatttttacagttgaggtaactgaggcacagagaagttacgtgacttgcccaaagtcacacagctggcaattggcggagccggaatttgaacccatgatctctgactccaaagcccgggctccttccactgagccacgctgcttctccaaatggagAAAATCCCCTTTAAGTTTCTTACAGCATCCTACGGTGCAAACCTTCCTGAGGCCGAATCTTACGATCAACTAGCCCTGGTATGCAGATAAAAGTCACTGAGAACATCTTCTCTTTTCAGGTACTTTTACGATTCATTTTTCTCTGGAAATGCTAATTCCCAGAAACGCTCAGAAGTAAAAGAGATTCTAGTGTTCGTGGAGAATTAGTGGTTCTTCCTGAGAGTTGGAAAGCAATCAGGAGGACAGGGATTCCTGGCGTGAGGGTGTCTGCAGAGGGAGCTGGGCTTTCCCAGATTTTTAAGGAAACAAGTCGTACAGCAGTTAGATATGGAAGACTGTCAAGAGCTCCAAGAGTCACTGTTGAGACTATCTGACCAGATCTGAAAGACTTAGTTTTGGGGGTTAAACAACAATAGGAATGCGATggattttctctgggcctctgaaagTTTTACTGATAAATCATTTGACCTCTGGTGTGATATGAAACAACAGAAGGATCACTGCCTAGAATGGAAGACTGTCAACATCTCCAAGAGTCACTGTTAAGACTATCTGACCAGATCTGAAAGACTTAGTTTTGGGGGTTAAACAACAATAGGAACGCGATggattttctctgggcctctcaaaGTTTTACTGATAAACCATTTACCCTCTGGTGCGATATGAAACAACAGAAGGATCACTGCCTAGAATGGAAGACTGTCAACATCTCCAAGAGTCACTGTGAAGACTATCTGACcagatctacacgcactcccttggtgacctcattcgctcccacggcttcaactatcacctctacgctgatgacacccagatctacatctctgcccctgctctctccccctctctccaggctcgcatctcctcctgccttcaggacatctccatccggatgtccgcccgccacctaaagctcaacatgtcgaagactgaactccttgtcttccctcccaaaccttgccctctccctgactttcccatctctgttgacggcactaccatccttcccgtctcacaagcccgcaaccttggtgtcatcctcgactccgctctctcattcacccctcacatccaagccgtcaccaaaacctgccggtctcagctccacaacattgccaagatccgccctttcctctccatccaaaccgctaccctgctcattcaagctctcatcctatcccgtctggactactgcatcagccttctctctgatctcccatcctcgtgtctctctccacttcaatccatacttcatgctgctgcccggattatctttgtccagaaacgctctgggcatatcactcccctcctcaaaaacctccaatggctaccaatcaatctgcgcatcaggcagaaactcctccccctgggcttccaggctctccatcccctcgccccctcctacctcccctcccttctgtccttctccagcccagcccgcaccctccgctcctccaccgctgatctcctcaccgtacctcgctctcgcctgtcctgccatcgaccccccggcccacgtcctcccccgggcctggaatgccctccctctgcccatccgccaagctcgctctcttcctcccttcaaggccctgctgagagctcacctcctccaggaggccttcccagactgagccccttccttcctctccccctcgtccccctctccatcccccatcttacctccctcccttccccacaacacctgtatatatgtatatatttttgtacatatttttttactctatttatttatttaatttatttgtacatatctattctatttattttattttgttagtatgtttggttttgttctctgtctcccccttttagactgtgagcccactgttgggtagggactgtctctatatgttgccaatttgtacttcccaagcgcttagtacagtgctctgcacatagtaagcgctcaataaatacgattgatgatgatgatgatgatctgaaagATTTAATTTTGGGGGTTAAACAACAATAGGAATGCGATGGATTTTCTCTGGCCTCTGAAAGTTTTACTGATAAACCATTTACCCTCTGGTGCAATATGAAACAACAGAAGGATCACTGCCTAGAATGGAAGACTGTCAACATCTCCAAGAGTCACTGTTAAGACTATCTGACCAGATCTGAGAGACTTAGTTTTGCGGGTTAAACAACAATAGGAATGTGATGGATTTTCTGGGCCTCTGAAAGTTTTACTGATAAACCATTTACCCTCTGGTGAAATATGAAACAACAGAAGGATCACTGCCTAGAATGgaagactgtcaatcaatcaatcgtatttattgagcgcttactgtgtgcagagcactgtactaagtgcttgggaagtacaagttgacatctCCAAGAGTCACTGTGAAGACTATCTGACCAGATCTGAAAGACTTAGTTTTGGGGGTTAAACAACAACAGGAATGTGACTGATTTTCTCTGGGCTTCTGAAAGTTTTACTGATAAATCATTTGACCTCTGGTGCGATATGA
This window harbors:
- the RIMKLA gene encoding N-acetylaspartylglutamate synthase A, encoding MCSRLWFLTDRRIGDDYPQVQIGRALRQRCSEHNVQFRALHLDQIAVTVVGGHLGLQVNREALTTFPDVVLVRVATPSVQSDSDITVLRHLEKLGCRLVNRPQSILNCINKFWTFQELAGHGVPMPDTFSYGGHDDFAKMIDEAEPLGYPVVVKSTRGHRGKAVFLARDKHHLSDICHLIRHDAPYLFQKYVKESHGRDIRVVVVGGRVIGSMLRCSTDGRMQSNCSLGGVGVMCPLTEQGKQLAIQVSNILGMDFCGIDLLIMDDGSFVVCEANANVGFVAFDQACNLDVGGIIADYTMSLLPGRLSRKLTLLSEGPGTGETREAEGSGAALATNGGSTSSESDPELGEVRATAPRPVRPPALPDPSYNINNMVASE